In Parus major isolate Abel chromosome 3, Parus_major1.1, whole genome shotgun sequence, the following are encoded in one genomic region:
- the NMBR gene encoding neuromedin-B receptor yields MEPEPPPELTAIPLGENGSVHPVPDTALLSAGRGTAVFIIRCVIPSLYLLIITVGLLGNVTLMKIFISNSAMRSVPNIFISSLAAGDLLLLVTCVPVDASRYFSEEWLFGEVGCKLIPVIQLTSVGVSVFTLTALSADRYKAIVNPMDIQTSSAVLWTCLKATAIWVISTLLAVPEAVFSELAHINDTDNATFTACIPYPMTDDVHPKIHSVLLFLVYFLFPLVIISIYYYHIAKSLIKSAHNIPGEHSEHSKRQMETRKRLAKIVLVFVGFFAICWFPNHVLYMYRSFHYNKIDPSMGHMVVTLVARVLSFCNSCVNPFALYFLSESFRRHFNNQLRCRKKAQKERSASYLCNTSAIQMTSLKSNTRNTVTTMTQLNGHHLKQEMSL; encoded by the exons ATGGAGCCAGAGCCCCCGCCCGAGCTCACAGCAATTCCCCTCGGGGAGAATGGGAGTGTCCACCCGGTGCCCgacacagccctgctgtccgCGGGGAGAGGCACGGCCGTGTTCATCATCCGCTGTGTGATCCCTTCACTTTACCTGCTGATCATCACTGTCGGCTTGCTGGGCAACGTCACCCTCATGAAGATCTTCATTTCCAACAGTGCCATGAGAAGTGTGCCAAACATCTTCATCTCCAGCCTCGCCGCTGGTgatctgctcctgctggtgaCCTGTGTGCCTGTGGATGCCTCCCGGTATTTCTCCGAAGAGTGGCTCTTTGGGGAAGTTGGCTGCAAGCTCATCCCTGTCATCCAGCTGACCTCCGTTGGTGTCTCTGTCTTCACCCTCACTGCCCTCAGTGCTGACAG GTACAAAGCAATTGTAAATCCCATGGACATCCAGACCTCCAGTGCAGTGCTGTGGACTTGTCTTAAAGCCACTGCCATCTGGGTAATCTCCACACTCCTAGCAGTTCCTGAAGCAGTGTTCTCTGAACTGGCTCACATCAATGACACAGATAATGCCACTTTCACAGCCTGCATACCGTACCCCATGACAGATGACGTGCACCCAAAGATccattctgtgctgcttttccttgtgtatttccttttccctcttgtaATTATCAGTATCTACTACTATCATATTGCAAAGAGCTTAATAAAAAGTGCTCACAACATCCCCGGGGAACACAGTGAGCATTCCAAAAGACAG ATGGAAACTCGGAAGCGTCTGGCAAAAattgttttagtttttgttgGCTTCTTTGCTATCTGCTGGTTTCCTAACCACGTGCTCTACATGTACAGATCTTTTCATTACAATAAGATTGATCCATCGATGGGACATATGGTTGTTACCTTAGTGGCCCGAGTGCTAAGCTTCTGCAACTCTTGTGTCAACCCATTTGCACTGTATTTTCTCAGTGAGAGTTTTAGAAGACATTTCAACAACCAGCTTCGCTGCAGGAAGAAAGCTCAGAAAGAGAGATCTGCCAGCTACTTGTGCAACACTTCTGCCATTCAAATGACTTCCCTGAAAAGCAATACCAGGAACACAGTAACTACCATGACACAACTGAATGGGCACCACTTGAAACAAGAAATGTCATTATGA